Within the Medicago truncatula cultivar Jemalong A17 chromosome 4, MtrunA17r5.0-ANR, whole genome shotgun sequence genome, the region tagagaagccacctaaaaatatgcatcTTCAAGTCGTTTctaaataaagatttggtgttcatgatccgcactttcaacagatcacattaactctaatcctagactagattatcttcactcaccgatgctacttctttgcttgatttcatttgatgtaaatatgggcatcaatcattttttggtaactctataacaacgtcactcttttttataattttggataatatgtaaattcacacattATTGGTTCCTTTActggttccaattgttttcatcataaatattatgtcaattcctaatctcataaacttattatatgctctcttaatcagctcatacatattttatgatgaatcataatgttccgtcgttttaacatctaTTCTttcgaagattttttttatcgaatacgttattgaacccgtgcTTGGCatgggtttgtaactagtttagAAGATAAAGATAATGGTGAAACTAATAGTAGGGTATATAACGGAAAGGAAGAGAATTTGAAAACAATTATATAATTTCATAATTGTTCTATTACAATTAAAAGACCCTTTTTAGAAGTGATATAAtgaatgatgaatttttaatttatgttatttaattatgtttaagtcCATACCATATGCCACAAATTTGACCAAGATAAATTTCGATGATAAAGTTGATCATCTTATTCAcgtatgttggaacaaaatatgtttagcaataataatctttcagagttttgatgataacaaagtattaaaaattgtcaattggatacgctaatatttgttcaagtgtacaggactatagacaatatttgacatcttaaattgGTCCTAAAAGAACAAGTAAAGAGCAAGTAtatcaacaaaaagggaagcttaaagcgtctgaagaaaactgtgTCTGAAGtttgaagtgctcctgaagacaaagtgcttctaaagtgatgacgtcatcagaagcaagtttatcagaagcaagttcatcagaagcaagttcaccaGAAGCTGCAGATCATCAGAAGATCAACctaaagcttcaaaagttgtttcaagGATTCAAGCTCGCCAGAAAATTGCAGAAGACTTGGAAAGTTAACAAcggctattttgaaaagcattggatacttttcaaaatacaaatcaCTATCtgcactactctgtttttgtctctgctacaagacaagaataacagctctgcctgcaaacAATGTTTATACACATTGGGAACGCATTTGAAagtgatccttcataggacaataaccatatcaggaaaAAGATCAATGGTGAAttatcaaagcttcaaacgactctattttggatgtgctggcaattcaacgtctctCTCAGACCTCTATTTAAGGGACTGAAGACACAAAGTTTCATAAGAACAATATACGCATCAGCTAAGCAAAAACTCTGTTGAATTTGTTCTCCACtccaaagttcacttagaatttcttaacaaagctTACATCTTAGGAATtctagagtctgtatctgatttgtattgtgaacaccactgattgtatatcaagtgttcaacctcaaacatttttcattgtaattctgtttgaatttagaagtctcttgcagttgtgcttgagcaatagaagtctcttgatattgttcaggagcataggaagtctcttgcagttgtgcttgagcaatttgaagtctcttgctagttttagtagtgagcaattgtaattagatattacatagtgaactctcattggaagtgcaagggggacaggactgacttccggtttgttgaaggaacctgtataaattgcctgtgtctttcttttctctttctccctgttttatccgctgcatctaGTTATGAACATCTATTCAGAAGtggaactctatctgcttctgaactACTTGTTtcagttaggagaaaaagattaaaaaaaaaaaaaaaaaaacacaatttaacccccccccccccccccccccccttgtgtttttctcaccttcaacgtatttatttaaatgattaacaaataaaaacataccAACATGGGTTGGATTCTTTGGATTTGGAAGGGACTAGTATCCTCTACAACATGGTGAACCTAGGTTCGAATCTTGCTTAAGAGGGTGTATGATAATTCTACAAGTAAGATTGATTATAATAACCTCTGAACCCACTTGGGTTGCTACGGTGGTGTTGGCTTGAGACTTTGGAatgtgctcctctcaaggtctcagaTTCGATTCTCACCAATATCAATTTTGATGACTTAATTTaccttattcaaaaaaaaaaaatatgaaacttAAAGAGGAATAATAAGTTATCTTATAAACCTATCATATCCTAACcacaaaatacataaaaataaaaaaaaataaaaactctaaGGGCCCGTTTGATTGTTCTGATAGGGAGCCAAAATATGATATCATATCTTTCTTAAATCTCATGTTTGATGCACCAAAgagataagataaaataaactgTTTTCTTATCCTATCTTGTCTTTCCTTTGTAATTTTTATCCTGAGTATAAATTGAGTTAGAAACTATCCTGATAGAATTAGAAGataatttcttatttattatcatgatattcttccatttttaaaatgttgtcatttttaaaataatgatatcaTGTATTTGTTATTataactagcgaaaagacgggcactcaTGTGCCcctctttccgctctttttactgcgctaacgtttgaaaattattaaccgtgtttttttttattaaattttgatttagatcaaaactaaaaatataaatctttgttgttttcaagttataacaaaccaaactaatcatgattatttatttcaatgacaccgacaatataataaaaaaatataatctaaatttttttttttaatgacaccgacaataaatatttatatttttagttttaatcaaaatcaaaatgtcattaaaaaaatccaccgttcataattttcaaacgttagcgcaataaaaagagcggaaagatgAACACGTGAGTGCCCAACTTTCCCCTAGTATCTATAACTAAatatgcaaaaagaaaaaaatatttgtgttttgttagttttaagatatttcaaaattttaaaaatatgtatattagattaaagtaaaaagtaaataatcaaaacaaaaagtaaaatagattgcatttgaaatattattaataaaataataaactataGTTGCGTGGAGATGATACCCGGTTCACCCACAAAAAATGTTTCAAATACAATATTGTTAGTAGATGGATAACAAATTTTTGAAATAGTATTTCGTGTATTAAATTAAAGTGAATGTTGTGTTTTTATCTCCACAATGAAATACtgaattgaaataaattttcaaacctcaaaagtaaaataaaattatttttcaccgacataaattttaaataggaGCAGAGCCCTTAATAATCTGGAGCTCTGAGAGGTAAATAAAGCATGATAAATAATTGTTTCATCCAGAAATTAAAATTTGGTTCTCCCgactattttatttgatttagcatcaatagaaaaaaatcatgttaattAAGAATagtatttaataatatttaattttctttatacaATTAAAAACTTCGTGACAAAATATAAGAGAATGagatgaaaaaattcaaatgtatttggtctaaaATTTAGACAAAGTGCATTTggtaattaaattatttaaaatgatataagataaattccttttttaataataaaataattttttaaaagtatttttaaataaaattaattaattaatgtttacttatattttatattgttttatttgtcatttttgcTTGTAAATACCCACATTTCTTGTGACTGAAATGTATACAGAGGAAAacaaaaattcttcttctttaaAAGTAATAGGTCTTGACAGCAAATTCTATctcattttaattcttttcttctctctgTCTCATTCACTTTAGTTCTCTTCTTTAACCCAATTCTCAAATTTCCCAAATTCGTCTCAATCCCTAATTCCTCTTTCTTCAACCTTTCCATTATCTCATTGGGAGCGTGCTTCGGTGTTTCTGCGCTGCTCTATTTtgtgtattaattatttttcatttaattgaACTGTTACTATACTATAAATGACGAATGTTAGTGATGCTGAACAATTCGTGATAAAGTATAAAGTACGTACAGGGCACAAGAGAGAGTTTGCCTTTGCACTTAACTCTCACTCTGAGATCGGGATCTCATTGAGTAAAACCCGACCTCGTAAGAACCAAAATATGGTTCCTACTCCTAAACCTAAGAAGACACGAATGTCCAGTTCACAGGAAGAACTAAACGACAATGTTGTTGAAGAAATCTTCACAAAAAATGGTGATGATGAtaagaagaaattaaagaatAAGAAGGTgaacaaaaagaataagaagGCACCAACTCGAGGGAAAAAGCCAGAGTTTTGTGTGAATTGCAGAGGTTTGTAAATCATATGTTTAGTTTCCCACTCTTTTCTTGATGTGTTTGCATGCCTATTGCATAAAATCTAAGAAGTGatcttgaaatatttttttcaatttgaagATGTCAATGTTGTGTCAGGACTAGTCTATAGTTCATGTGAGGAATCAAAGAATAGTCAACCAGGTCCAAGACATACAACTCAGACCAGTAATAGTCATGTCTCACCAACAACCGCTAATTACAggtattttgtttgtttcataatcataatttgATTTACTATATAATGGTACATTATAAAATATCTTTGTTGTGATGGGGATATAACACCCACTATCTAATTATCTCAGATCTCGCAAACCGATTGTGCCTCAAAGTTCATCATACAAAGGAATGAAGTGCATCACATATTGTGATAAGAGTCCCCAGAGACTAACTAGGAAGTACGTTTGATTTTGTTTCTCGAATATAAAACATTTACATCTATTTTTATGGATGTATTAATCTCCTATGTTATAATCTTATCCTTTATTacgttttttaaattttatagggatcaatGCTTGCATAAGTTGGTGTTTCATGAAAGTGTGTTGAAAGATGGAGCTGCAGTAGGATATTTTGTTGATGGAGAGGTTGCTTTGATGATGACTTGTTCTTACATACATTTTCTTTCACTTTAACTTTCCTGAATATGTTTTTCATGTATTGACAGAAACAATTACATGGAgaaataaacataaacaaatttggTATTTTGTGTGATTGTTGCAACAAagtggtaattttttttcttatcatgtAGTATATTTTGTCTCATTTATCAGCTTCGAGTAGacattgacattttttttttgaaaaataaataatcaaatgagCAGGTGAGCCCTTCTAAGTTTGAAGCACATGCAGGTTGGGCATCACGAAGGAAACCGTGAGTCTTTCTTTAAACTTTATTACTAGATGTTGGATACTTGGTATATATATTACCTTGGATTTGAGTGCCTATGAACTTGTCTCCCTAACTTTTAATAGGTCAGTCAAGCAAGCTTGCTCATTcatagacattttttttatatatttgagtttTATCTTGTAGAGTCCTTGAAACATGGGGAAAATCACACCCTCCTCAACATGTCTAAGGTCGTAACTGCATGAAAAACGTTGCAATCAAAGACTCGTTATATTTATACATTGGATTTTATCTTCatgattatattgttttttcttttttccctaaattttcatattttagcTCTTATTTATTAATGCCACGAAGAATTCTAGTATGGTGTTTTGGGAATCAACGACTGTTTTCTTATTGTAGTTACTCGCACATACGCACCTCTAATGGAGTCTCACTACATGAGTTGGCCATTAACCGGAGAAATTCTATGTCTGATAGTGATGAACATTGCAGTAGTTGTCAACAAAGAGGGGATCTTTTATGTTGTGATGGATGTCAAAGATCTTTTTACTTAGGTGAAGTATTGattactttatttatgtttttgcaTTAATGCAATTTAAGTTTTCTATTGCATCTTTCATCATAATGTTTGCATCTATTATATGTTTATACTTTATTTCATCAAGAGCTAGAATAATAAGTTTGGACTTTTTCATTTGCAGATTGTATTGATCTTAAATCCCAATCAAATAGCAAGTGGTACTGTAAATATTGGCGTAATAAATTCCAAAAGGACAAAAATGTAGAGCATAAAGCAAATGATGTGCCAACTGGAAGGATTGCAGAGGGTGGTCCTTCAAAACAAATAGTCGAGATAAGCACCCTTTCAGTAAAACAGAAAGTGGTTGAGGATAGTTCATGTGCATTGTGCAGGTATTCctgttttattttatgagttatgTCATGatcatttttcttgttttttttttcaatttgttgttttgttcttgatcaacgttaaaaaaattatagtggCTTAACATAAATTTGTTAAATGTTTTAGCAAACAAGATTTCAACAATAATGAGTTTGGTCCATGGACAGTAATGATTTGTGACCAGGTATTGGTTCATGTGAATCATTGTTTTTCTTGCCTTATTCATAAATTCGTTTCAATTCTCATATCAATAaatgttttgattaaattacttttttatatgTTCTTGCAGTGTGAGAAGGGATATCATGTTGAGTGTTTGAAGGATCATAACATGGCTAACCTAGAGGTACCAAATGTTCCCTTTTTCCatgatttttgcttttttttattcaatattatATACAATTGTTGATAAACGTTTTTCTTCACCAGAAAGTACCTGAAGGTAATTGGTTCTGCAACGTAGATTGTGATGATATTCACATGAAACTAAAGAGTTTTATGGCTCGTGGGGATTCACTTCTTTCAGATTACCtcttaaatttgattaaaaagaaGCAAGAAAAAAAAGGGTTTGAAACTGAATTAGGTCTTGATATAAAATGGAAGATTTTCAACACGAAGTTGATTGATTCTGGAATTATTACTAGTTCGTTCCTTTTCAATGTTGCTGCTATTTTTCATGTGAGTATATTCTTCTTTCTGTGTTTTACTTTAGTTATAGATATTTGACAGATTTGATTCAATTGAATGCGCAATTTTATTAAGGATTGGAATCTATGTTGTCTAGGAACAATTTGATTCCATAGTTGATACTGGAACAGACATTGATTTAATTCAAGCAATGCTTCGTGGGTAAGAAGCATTTACTTCTTTTTCTAaagttgattttctttttggacATTGTCGATCAAGTGAATGGAATTTGCTTCTTTGTTTGGTTGGATTTCTATAGGACGGAGATCgatgataaatattattttggtgGAATGTATTGTGCAGTGCTCATTGTCAAGTAAGGCTGAGTGTGaagtatatatgtttttttgttaactgcatatttcttttaaaacaaTGCTTGATTTTTGTGTGAATTTCATGGTTTTATAGCCAAGTGGTTGTATCAGCTGGGATTTTTCGCGTGTTTGGAAAAGATGTGGCAGAGCTTCCCTTAGTTGCAACTAAGGCTGAATACAAAGAACaggttgttttatttattttagaaatgaaTTTGACCTTTCTCCTTAGTGTTTTTTAATTT harbors:
- the LOC25492166 gene encoding increased DNA methylation 1 translates to MTNVSDAEQFVIKYKVRTGHKREFAFALNSHSEIGISLSKTRPRKNQNMVPTPKPKKTRMSSSQEELNDNVVEEIFTKNGDDDKKKLKNKKVNKKNKKAPTRGKKPEFCVNCRDVNVVSGLVYSSCEESKNSQPGPRHTTQTSNSHVSPTTANYRSRKPIVPQSSSYKGMKCITYCDKSPQRLTRKDQCLHKLVFHESVLKDGAAVGYFVDGEKQLHGEININKFGILCDCCNKVVSPSKFEAHAGWASRRKPYSHIRTSNGVSLHELAINRRNSMSDSDEHCSSCQQRGDLLCCDGCQRSFYLDCIDLKSQSNSKWYCKYWRNKFQKDKNVEHKANDVPTGRIAEGGPSKQIVEISTLSVKQKVVEDSSCALCSKQDFNNNEFGPWTVMICDQCEKGYHVECLKDHNMANLEKVPEGNWFCNVDCDDIHMKLKSFMARGDSLLSDYLLNLIKKKQEKKGFETELGLDIKWKIFNTKLIDSGIITSSFLFNVAAIFHEQFDSIVDTGTDIDLIQAMLRGTEIDDKYYFGGMYCAVLIVNQVVVSAGIFRVFGKDVAELPLVATKAEYKEQGFFRSLFSCIEDVLIQLKVKWLILPAAHEAKSMWKKKFGFTTPKQELMNDFRKFYHNLMIFEGTSLLQKKLVPPSQ